TCATCTTGACGCCTTCAGGCAGCTTTTTCTTCACGTTATCTGACACATGAAGCACATCTTCGAACTGGTAGCAATGCGGGCAGTAGAACGAGAAGAACTCGAGCACCTGAGGCCCGCCAGCAACTGGCTTATCGAGGGTGATGTACTGCTTACCGTCGGTGATCTGGGCAGCGGATGCACTAAAAGCCAGAATCATACCAGCCAGCGCCAGCCAAATTTTGTTCATGATTAATTCTCTCCTGGATATTTCACATTAATACATTGGCGTTAACTGAAGAGGGGGTTCCTGCAGAACCTTCACCTGCTCAAGAAAAGTTGTTGTCTGCCCGCGCCAGTAATCTTCCCCGGTTAACCATGGGAAATTTATAGGGAAAGCAGGATCATTCCAGCGTCTGAGCAACCACGCCAGATAATAAACTAACCGCATCGCACGTAAAGGTTCGATGAGAGCGATTTCATCCGTATTAAAAGAGCTGAACTCTTCATAGGCTTCAATGATCATCTCAAGCTGCATCCGCTGCTCGGCTTTATCTCCATTTAACAGCATCCAGAGATCCTGGATAGCAGGACCATTACGCGCATCATCTAAATCAACAAACAGAGGGCCATCACGCCAGAGGATATTTCCGGCATGGCAGTCACCGTGCAAACGTAAGATATTAGCGTTCCCGTGCCATTGTGCCATTACAGCATCAATCAGTTTATCGGTAGAGCTGAGAAAGGCCTCTTTCAAACCAGCAGGAATCAATGGGGAGAGCTCGAAGACCTGGCGTGGCTCAAGGAGATATTCATTAGTACCAATCTCCGGGCGAGCGACAAAACGCTGCTTGCGACCTGTCTGATGCATACGGCCAAGATAGCGCCCAACCCATTCCATCTGATCGAGGTTATCCGCCTCAAACTGACGTCCACCTAGGCTTGGGAAAACGGCAAAGAAGAATCCCTGATGCTGGTGAAGCGTACTTTCATGGAAAGATAATGGCGCCGCAACGGGAACATCATCCTGCACGAGTTGAAGGGTAAACTGATGTTCTTCGAGGATTTGTTCTGCAGACCAGCGTTCAGGACGATAGAACTTCACCACATAGCGGTGGCGATCTTCGTCCTGAAACTGGTAAACGCGGTTCTCATAGCTGTTAAGCGGGGTGAGCCCAGAGTCCACCCGCATACCCAGATCAAACAAACCATCAATGATGGTATCCGGGTGAAGCGTCTGAAAATTGAAAGCCTTATCGTGCATCCTGACATCCGATAATCGTGCGAATGATTCAGGATATCATCTCATTGCCTGTTCCGTGGCAGCGCTTACAACCTTTTACTCTTTAATGACTCCGCGAGCGCGAAGCAATGCGGTTTTGAAGTCTTCTTCATAATCTTTCTGAATACCGGGAATAACGGCCTCTTTTGTCGAGTCGCGCATTTTCAGATGATAAATCAGA
This Klebsiella sp. RHBSTW-00484 DNA region includes the following protein-coding sequences:
- a CDS encoding serine/threonine protein kinase, whose protein sequence is MHDKAFNFQTLHPDTIIDGLFDLGMRVDSGLTPLNSYENRVYQFQDEDRHRYVVKFYRPERWSAEQILEEHQFTLQLVQDDVPVAAPLSFHESTLHQHQGFFFAVFPSLGGRQFEADNLDQMEWVGRYLGRMHQTGRKQRFVARPEIGTNEYLLEPRQVFELSPLIPAGLKEAFLSSTDKLIDAVMAQWHGNANILRLHGDCHAGNILWRDGPLFVDLDDARNGPAIQDLWMLLNGDKAEQRMQLEMIIEAYEEFSSFNTDEIALIEPLRAMRLVYYLAWLLRRWNDPAFPINFPWLTGEDYWRGQTTTFLEQVKVLQEPPLQLTPMY